The following proteins are co-located in the Streptomyces sp. NBC_01198 genome:
- a CDS encoding patatin-like phospholipase family protein, which translates to MDRSASDVRGPALVLGGGGALGAYEVGMLKALFGAGVRPGLVLGTSVGAINGAAVAAEPSQASVARLIDLWTGLGRAGVFAGSLVGRVSTAVRTRTHLYAPAPLLELLREHLPVGLIEELALPFQCVAASIENAAEHWFDSGPLVEAVLASSAVPGLLPPVGLGGEHFVDGGLVNSIPVGRAVALGADEIYVLQVGRIERPLTPPKLPWDVATVAFEIARRHRFARDMADLPAHVTVHVLPSGAASGDGGGTLSQLRHRAFGQTAERIERAYAASSRYLDTVLDTADGRA; encoded by the coding sequence ATGGATCGCAGTGCGAGTGACGTGCGCGGCCCGGCACTCGTGCTGGGCGGTGGGGGCGCGCTGGGAGCGTACGAAGTCGGGATGCTCAAGGCGCTGTTCGGCGCCGGAGTGCGGCCGGGGCTGGTGCTGGGGACGTCCGTCGGGGCGATCAACGGTGCCGCCGTCGCCGCGGAGCCGTCGCAGGCGTCGGTGGCGCGGCTGATCGACCTGTGGACGGGGCTGGGCAGAGCCGGGGTCTTCGCCGGGTCGCTGGTGGGGCGGGTGTCCACCGCGGTACGGACGCGGACGCACCTCTACGCGCCCGCGCCGCTGCTCGAACTGCTGCGCGAGCACCTGCCCGTCGGCCTCATCGAGGAACTGGCACTGCCCTTCCAGTGCGTGGCGGCCAGCATCGAGAACGCCGCCGAGCACTGGTTCGACAGCGGGCCGCTGGTCGAGGCGGTGCTCGCCTCGTCCGCCGTGCCGGGGCTGCTGCCGCCGGTCGGGCTCGGCGGCGAGCACTTCGTGGACGGCGGCCTGGTCAACAGCATCCCGGTGGGCAGGGCCGTCGCGCTGGGCGCCGACGAGATCTACGTGCTGCAGGTCGGCCGGATCGAGCGGCCGCTCACCCCGCCGAAGCTGCCGTGGGACGTGGCGACCGTCGCGTTCGAGATCGCCCGCAGGCACCGGTTCGCCCGCGACATGGCCGACCTGCCGGCACACGTCACCGTGCACGTACTGCCCAGCGGCGCTGCGTCGGGCGACGGGGGCGGGACGCTGAGCCAGCTGCGGCACCGGGCCTTCGGGCAGACGGCCGAACGCATCGAACGCGCCTACGCCGCCTCCTCGCGCTACCTGGACACCGTCCTCGACACCGCGGACGGCCGGGCGTGA
- a CDS encoding ATP-binding protein produces MVRRIGSVSSDARPTGRDALLTTASAALDAGDSVLLTGEPGIGRSTALTALAALTAERTGGLVLRCAPAEAERQLPLLGLIDLLSGVPDAAFATLSLRERALLRVALHRPCAQEEARGRPYGEAYDDVLTLRVALLKTLTALCGHAPVLLVLDDAQWLDRPSAEALEFVARRAGGLPLTAIAAWRVTYGPPEAGSGNAEALCPAPVLPLAVPPMTGREVAALLAAQDGPAWPRPVQARLHAASGGNPYAALELSRALAEESRTTGRDPAGGPLPIPAALRALLLARLAPLTPQARRTLLAASAAARPTVALLRRAGRDTAPADVREAVRLGVVEPSQAGSVRFTQPLLARVLYEKAAPAARRRVHAALAEAADDPVERAHHLASLSPGWDARTAAALTAAATAARRRGAPATAARLGRLAADRTPSGDAAADAERRLTAAEDAVAAGDYALARGIAHEVLAESARPADRVRAWIVLVDSSGQAMAEVADVFPRALEDARDDPELLARLHYRLSWRAWLVEGSAAAALTHAARAAVLALRAADRRTELLALTQQAALEFYLGRPGAERTLTRALAAPQDPRVLFDHNGPVFLKHRRHLLHDRLDDARTELRALVYTVRYRGSAESLCQCLSGLAQVEILRGRCEAALGLAHQALRVTEQAGLSQGPAWYAVALAEAAGGAADRALAAADLARRHSEDDDDQLFLPRALHAEGHVRLLRGESAAAVHALQRVRLLETGQGQGDPAVRRWQSDLAEALVATGRADEAAELLAETRAQAARLGRQGLLAVLDRAAALVTEARGDPAAAAALLDATATRLAALPYRLEEARTRLVLGQVQARRGAMAPARAALTEAARLFTRAGAHPWLTLTTDALDQFPAPAAPAGLDTLSPTEHRVALLVAQGASNREIAAHLTISVKTVEAALTRAYRKLSARSRVALARAVLAHDGTP; encoded by the coding sequence ATGGTCAGACGGATCGGCTCGGTCAGTTCGGACGCGCGGCCCACCGGCCGGGACGCGCTGCTCACGACCGCCAGTGCCGCGCTGGACGCCGGTGACAGCGTGCTGCTCACCGGCGAGCCGGGAATCGGCCGCAGCACGGCGCTCACCGCGCTGGCCGCGCTCACCGCGGAACGGACCGGGGGCCTCGTCCTGCGGTGCGCGCCCGCCGAGGCCGAGCGGCAGTTGCCCCTCCTCGGCCTGATCGACCTGCTCTCCGGGGTGCCCGACGCGGCCTTCGCCACGCTGTCGTTACGCGAACGGGCCCTGCTGCGGGTCGCGTTGCACCGCCCCTGCGCCCAGGAGGAGGCGCGCGGGCGGCCGTACGGGGAGGCGTACGACGACGTCCTCACGCTGCGGGTGGCCCTGCTCAAGACGCTCACCGCGCTCTGCGGGCACGCCCCCGTCCTGCTGGTGCTTGACGACGCCCAGTGGCTGGACCGGCCGAGCGCCGAGGCGCTGGAGTTCGTCGCCCGCCGCGCCGGAGGGCTGCCGCTCACCGCGATCGCCGCCTGGCGTGTCACCTACGGGCCGCCGGAGGCCGGCAGCGGCAACGCCGAGGCGCTGTGCCCGGCGCCCGTACTGCCGCTGGCCGTACCGCCGATGACCGGGCGGGAGGTCGCCGCGCTGCTGGCCGCGCAGGACGGCCCGGCCTGGCCGCGCCCGGTGCAGGCCCGGTTGCACGCGGCGTCCGGCGGCAACCCCTACGCCGCCCTGGAGTTGTCCCGCGCGCTCGCCGAGGAGAGCCGTACGACCGGGCGGGACCCCGCCGGTGGCCCGCTGCCGATACCGGCCGCGCTGCGCGCCCTGCTGCTGGCCCGGCTCGCGCCGTTGACCCCGCAGGCCCGCCGCACGCTGCTCGCCGCGAGCGCCGCGGCCCGCCCCACCGTCGCGCTGCTGCGCCGGGCCGGCCGCGACACCGCGCCGGCGGACGTGCGGGAGGCGGTCAGGCTGGGCGTCGTCGAGCCGTCGCAGGCCGGGTCCGTACGGTTCACGCAGCCGCTGCTGGCGCGGGTGCTGTACGAGAAGGCCGCCCCCGCCGCGCGGCGGCGCGTGCACGCCGCGCTCGCCGAGGCGGCCGACGACCCGGTGGAACGCGCCCACCACCTGGCGTCGTTGTCGCCCGGCTGGGACGCGCGGACCGCTGCCGCGCTCACCGCAGCCGCCACCGCGGCCCGGCGGCGCGGGGCCCCGGCGACGGCCGCGCGCCTGGGCCGACTCGCCGCCGACCGGACCCCGTCGGGCGACGCCGCGGCCGACGCCGAGCGGCGGCTGACCGCCGCCGAGGACGCGGTCGCCGCCGGCGACTACGCGCTGGCGCGCGGCATCGCGCACGAGGTGCTGGCCGAGAGCGCCCGGCCCGCGGACCGGGTACGCGCCTGGATCGTGCTGGTCGACTCCAGCGGGCAGGCGATGGCCGAGGTCGCCGACGTCTTCCCGAGGGCGCTCGAAGACGCCCGCGACGACCCGGAGTTGCTGGCCCGGCTGCACTACCGGCTGAGCTGGCGTGCCTGGTTGGTGGAGGGCTCGGCGGCCGCCGCGCTCACCCACGCGGCGCGCGCGGCGGTCCTGGCGCTGCGGGCCGCCGACCGTCGCACCGAACTGCTCGCGCTCACCCAGCAGGCGGCGCTGGAGTTCTACCTCGGCCGCCCCGGCGCCGAGCGGACGCTGACGCGGGCGCTCGCGGCGCCGCAGGACCCGCGGGTGCTGTTCGACCACAACGGGCCGGTCTTCCTCAAGCACCGCAGGCACCTCCTGCACGACCGGCTCGACGACGCCAGGACCGAACTGCGGGCGCTGGTCTACACCGTGCGCTACCGGGGCTCCGCCGAGAGCCTGTGCCAGTGCCTGTCGGGGCTCGCGCAGGTCGAGATCCTGCGCGGCCGCTGCGAGGCCGCACTCGGCCTCGCCCACCAGGCGCTGCGGGTCACCGAGCAGGCCGGGCTGAGCCAGGGGCCCGCCTGGTACGCGGTCGCGCTCGCCGAGGCGGCCGGCGGCGCCGCGGACCGCGCGCTGGCCGCGGCGGACCTGGCCAGGCGGCACAGCGAGGACGACGACGACCAGCTGTTCCTGCCGCGCGCGCTGCACGCCGAGGGCCATGTCCGGCTGCTGCGCGGCGAATCGGCCGCCGCCGTGCACGCGCTCCAGCGGGTGCGGCTGCTGGAGACCGGGCAGGGCCAGGGCGATCCCGCCGTACGCCGCTGGCAGTCCGACCTCGCGGAGGCCCTGGTCGCGACCGGCCGGGCGGACGAGGCGGCCGAACTCCTCGCGGAGACCCGCGCGCAGGCGGCCCGGCTGGGCAGGCAGGGGCTGCTCGCGGTGCTGGACCGGGCGGCCGCCCTGGTCACCGAGGCGCGCGGCGACCCGGCGGCGGCCGCCGCGCTGCTCGACGCCACCGCCACCCGGCTGGCGGCGCTCCCGTACCGCCTGGAGGAGGCCCGCACCCGTCTCGTGCTCGGCCAGGTCCAGGCCCGGCGCGGTGCCATGGCACCGGCCCGCGCGGCCCTGACCGAGGCCGCCCGCCTCTTCACCCGCGCGGGCGCCCACCCCTGGCTCACCCTCACCACCGACGCCCTCGACCAGTTCCCCGCCCCCGCCGCCCCGGCCGGCCTCGACACCCTCAGCCCCACCGAGCACCGCGTCGCCCTTCTCGTCGCGCAGGGCGCGAGCAACCGCGAGATCGCCGCGCACCTCACCATCAGCGTGAAGACGGTCGAGGCCGCCCTGACCCGCGCCTACCGCAAACTCTCCGCCCGCTCCCGCGTCGCCCTGGCCCGCGCGGTCCTGGCCCACGACGGGACCCCCTGA
- a CDS encoding M1 family aminopeptidase: MRKRLVSLMAGAGAAGFAVAVSLGVAGVAGATGAGPAGAPGAAPAACTPTQVVGNGGFENGTSPWTASSGVITTGGGQSAHTGSSFAWLNGYGSTHTDSLSQSLAIPAGCSAASLTVWLHIDTDETTTTTAYDKLTAKLGTSTLATYSNLNAASGYVQRTFDVSSFIGQNVSLAFSGTEDSGQQTSFVIDDVALNTSGSGTTPPTTPPTTPPTSPPPADTTRTPASPGYTVSLSSDATGVTWTGHESVTFTNASSSALTNVYLRLWDNYHGSCPSTPITVTNVTGGTAGSLSVGCTALGITLASPLAQGQSGTIGFDLKIVVPSGADRFGHDGAFSFVGNALPLLAIRDGSGWHLDPYTNNGEAFYSLAADFHVTLDHPSNLLVPATGTSVDTPGTSGRTVTTATATKVRDFAWAAGAFSKVSGTSSGGVKVNVYAVSGISSANSQAMLTASTAALDAHGGRFGAYPYGEVDAVLDNNFWFGGMEYPGFVLDLVDKTALTHELGHQWWYGIVGDDEYNSPWLDESFADYSTDLALGKTGTNCWSSVSWASSSERITNSMAYWDAHSSRYSTVVYGYGKCALHDLRRLIGDSAMTTLLRSYAQAHWYGVSTTAEFKAAAQAATSTDLTSFWSTHRIDG; the protein is encoded by the coding sequence ATGAGGAAACGACTTGTCTCCCTGATGGCCGGCGCGGGCGCGGCCGGCTTCGCCGTGGCGGTGAGCCTGGGCGTGGCCGGTGTCGCCGGTGCGACCGGCGCCGGGCCCGCGGGCGCTCCGGGCGCCGCGCCTGCCGCCTGTACGCCCACCCAGGTCGTCGGCAACGGCGGCTTCGAGAACGGGACGTCGCCCTGGACCGCGTCGAGCGGGGTGATCACGACCGGCGGCGGCCAGAGCGCGCACACCGGCAGCAGTTTCGCGTGGCTGAACGGCTACGGCTCCACGCACACCGACTCGCTCAGCCAGTCGCTGGCGATCCCGGCGGGGTGCAGTGCCGCCTCGCTGACGGTGTGGCTGCACATCGACACCGACGAGACGACGACCACCACCGCCTACGACAAGCTCACCGCGAAGCTCGGCACCAGCACGCTCGCGACGTACTCCAACCTCAACGCGGCCTCCGGGTACGTGCAGCGGACGTTCGACGTGTCGTCGTTCATCGGGCAGAACGTGAGCCTGGCCTTCAGCGGCACCGAGGACTCCGGGCAGCAGACGAGCTTCGTGATCGACGACGTGGCGCTCAACACCTCCGGCAGCGGTACGACGCCCCCGACCACACCGCCCACGACCCCGCCCACCAGCCCGCCGCCCGCGGACACCACCCGCACGCCGGCCTCGCCCGGTTACACCGTGAGCCTCAGCAGCGACGCGACCGGCGTCACCTGGACCGGGCACGAGAGCGTGACCTTCACCAACGCCTCGTCCTCGGCGCTGACCAACGTCTACCTGCGGCTGTGGGACAACTACCACGGCTCCTGCCCGAGCACGCCGATCACCGTCACCAACGTGACCGGCGGCACGGCGGGTTCGCTGTCGGTCGGCTGCACGGCGCTCGGCATCACGCTGGCGTCGCCGCTGGCGCAGGGGCAGTCCGGCACCATCGGGTTCGACCTGAAGATCGTGGTGCCCAGCGGCGCCGACCGGTTCGGGCACGACGGCGCGTTCAGCTTCGTCGGCAACGCGCTGCCGCTGCTGGCGATCAGGGACGGCTCGGGCTGGCACCTGGACCCGTACACCAACAACGGCGAGGCCTTCTACTCGCTGGCCGCGGACTTCCACGTCACCCTCGACCACCCCTCGAACCTGCTGGTGCCGGCCACCGGCACGTCGGTGGACACCCCCGGGACGTCGGGCCGTACGGTCACCACGGCGACCGCCACCAAGGTGCGGGACTTCGCCTGGGCGGCGGGCGCGTTCAGCAAGGTCTCCGGCACCTCGTCCGGCGGTGTGAAGGTCAACGTCTACGCGGTCAGCGGGATCAGCTCGGCGAACTCCCAGGCCATGCTGACCGCGTCGACCGCGGCGCTCGACGCGCACGGCGGGCGGTTCGGCGCCTACCCGTACGGCGAGGTGGACGCCGTGCTGGACAACAACTTCTGGTTCGGCGGGATGGAATACCCCGGCTTCGTGCTCGACCTGGTCGACAAGACCGCGCTCACCCACGAGCTCGGCCACCAGTGGTGGTACGGGATCGTCGGTGACGACGAGTACAACAGCCCCTGGCTGGACGAGTCGTTCGCGGACTACTCCACGGATCTCGCGCTCGGCAAGACGGGGACGAACTGCTGGAGCAGCGTGTCGTGGGCCTCGTCGAGCGAGAGGATCACCAACTCGATGGCGTACTGGGACGCGCACTCCTCGCGGTACTCCACCGTCGTCTACGGCTACGGCAAGTGCGCGCTGCACGACCTGCGGCGGCTCATCGGTGACAGCGCGATGACGACCCTGCTGCGCAGTTACGCGCAGGCGCACTGGTACGGGGTCTCCACCACCGCCGAGTTCAAGGCGGCGGCGCAGGCGGCGACTTCGACGGATCTCACGTCCTTCTGGAGTACGCACCGGATCGACGGGTAA
- a CDS encoding serine hydrolase domain-containing protein, whose amino-acid sequence MGGMTTTISGQVAGGFEAVREAFAANFAERGDIGAAVCVYRDGRPVVDLWGGVADPQTGRPWERDTLQLVYSATKGPTATAAHLLAQRGELDLDAPVARYWPEFAANGKADITVRQIMSHRSGLVALDHPVPLEQALAWDPMIAALAAQRPQWTPGTAHGYHGRTFGWLVGEVIRRVSGRTPGRFFAEEIAGPLEVDFFVGLPESERGRVSRMAYPQPAVDLSTVPLAAIPEAFRGLVAAMRDPESLTNRAFGVTDPTEIDFNSPEVQAAEIPASNGIGTARGLARMYAALVGEVDGRRLLTSETVASAAEEQAAGTDRVMMIPSRFGSGYMLPTDDSPLTGPRAFGHPGRGGSLSFADPEHGIAFGYVMNSIVEGGDDVRAATLVEAVRKSLA is encoded by the coding sequence ATGGGCGGCATGACGACGACGATCAGTGGTCAGGTCGCGGGCGGATTCGAGGCCGTACGGGAGGCGTTCGCGGCGAACTTCGCCGAACGCGGGGACATCGGCGCGGCGGTGTGCGTCTACCGGGACGGCCGGCCCGTCGTGGATCTGTGGGGCGGGGTCGCCGATCCGCAGACCGGCCGGCCATGGGAGCGGGACACGCTGCAACTGGTCTACTCGGCGACCAAGGGTCCCACCGCGACGGCGGCCCATCTGCTGGCCCAGCGCGGGGAGTTGGACCTGGACGCGCCCGTGGCGCGCTACTGGCCGGAGTTCGCCGCGAACGGCAAGGCGGACATCACCGTCCGCCAGATCATGTCGCACCGGTCCGGGCTGGTCGCGCTGGACCATCCGGTGCCGCTGGAGCAGGCGTTGGCGTGGGACCCGATGATCGCCGCGCTGGCGGCGCAGCGTCCGCAGTGGACGCCGGGGACCGCGCACGGCTACCACGGGCGGACCTTCGGCTGGTTGGTCGGCGAGGTGATCCGGCGGGTGTCCGGCCGTACTCCCGGGCGGTTCTTCGCCGAGGAGATCGCCGGGCCGCTGGAGGTGGACTTCTTCGTCGGGCTGCCGGAGTCCGAGCGCGGCCGGGTCAGCCGGATGGCCTACCCGCAGCCGGCGGTCGACCTCAGCACCGTGCCGCTCGCCGCGATCCCCGAGGCGTTCCGCGGCCTGGTCGCGGCCATGCGCGACCCCGAGTCCCTGACCAACAGGGCCTTCGGCGTGACCGATCCCACCGAGATCGACTTCAACTCCCCCGAGGTGCAGGCCGCCGAGATCCCGGCGTCCAACGGCATCGGCACCGCTCGCGGGCTGGCGCGCATGTATGCGGCGCTGGTCGGCGAGGTGGACGGCCGGCGCCTGCTCACCTCGGAGACCGTGGCGTCCGCCGCCGAGGAGCAGGCCGCGGGTACGGACCGGGTGATGATGATCCCGAGCCGCTTCGGGTCGGGCTACATGCTGCCCACCGACGACAGTCCGCTGACCGGCCCGCGCGCCTTCGGCCACCCCGGCCGGGGCGGCTCACTCAGCTTCGCCGACCCCGAGCACGGCATCGCCTTCGGCTACGTCATGAACAGCATCGTCGAGGGCGGCGACGACGTCCGGGCGGCCACGCTGGTCGAGGCGGTGCGGAAGTCGCTGGCGTAG
- a CDS encoding SRPBCC family protein, with product MTTSGEVTYRRVHLAPPELLFDCMTTPEHLTHFWGPPGTTTPPGDIVIDLRPGGAFATTTADTTDGTTHTTRAVYVEVSRPGRLVWSEPDSETTMRTTITFVPLDDARTEMVTHQTGLPAAYWNPESRIGFTTALDRFDAYVSGLTPGRGDHPK from the coding sequence ATGACCACGAGCGGCGAAGTCACCTACCGGCGCGTGCACCTGGCACCGCCCGAGCTGCTGTTCGACTGCATGACCACACCGGAACACCTCACCCACTTCTGGGGCCCGCCCGGCACGACCACCCCACCAGGCGACATCGTCATCGACCTGCGCCCCGGCGGAGCGTTCGCAACGACCACGGCCGACACCACCGACGGCACCACCCACACCACGCGCGCCGTCTACGTCGAGGTGAGCCGCCCCGGTCGCCTGGTGTGGTCCGAGCCCGACTCCGAGACCACCATGCGGACCACGATCACCTTCGTCCCCCTGGACGACGCCCGCACCGAGATGGTCACCCACCAGACCGGCCTGCCGGCCGCGTATTGGAACCCCGAGTCGAGAATCGGCTTCACCACGGCTCTCGACCGCTTCGACGCGTACGTATCCGGCCTGACTCCGGGCCGCGGAGACCACCCCAAGTAA
- a CDS encoding DUF4232 domain-containing protein — protein sequence MSRALRTAAVAATALVAALGLSACDSGSSTSADAPAKPSSSTSATTNAPGAAPATTGTSGTKPAPGSTKSSTSGSNGAPAAAVTSRCHTAGLKFSFGNGDQTYSSSDDQQHLEVVMTNGSGSTCTVKGFPGADLKAADSWSLVRSAKSTPTVTLKPGASASFVITYDPWEAGNGQEFKAKSLVITPPNETTSVTLTWPGGSVLRQDGATHPATYVGPVTAS from the coding sequence GTGTCTCGTGCCCTGCGCACCGCCGCCGTCGCCGCCACCGCCCTCGTCGCGGCCCTCGGCCTCTCCGCCTGCGACTCGGGCTCGTCCACGTCGGCCGACGCACCGGCGAAGCCGTCGTCGTCCACGTCGGCGACCACGAACGCCCCCGGGGCCGCCCCGGCGACGACAGGTACCTCCGGCACGAAGCCCGCCCCGGGGAGCACGAAGTCCTCGACGTCGGGCAGCAACGGCGCGCCCGCCGCCGCCGTGACCAGCCGCTGCCACACCGCCGGCCTGAAGTTCTCCTTCGGCAACGGGGACCAGACCTACAGCAGTTCCGACGACCAGCAGCACCTCGAGGTCGTGATGACGAACGGCAGCGGATCGACCTGCACGGTCAAGGGCTTCCCGGGCGCGGACCTCAAGGCCGCGGACTCCTGGTCCCTCGTCCGCTCCGCCAAGTCCACCCCGACCGTGACCCTCAAGCCCGGCGCGAGCGCGAGCTTCGTCATCACCTACGACCCCTGGGAGGCGGGCAACGGCCAGGAGTTCAAGGCGAAGAGCCTCGTCATCACCCCGCCCAACGAGACCACCTCCGTCACCCTGACCTGGCCGGGCGGCAGCGTCCTCCGCCAGGACGGCGCCACCCACCCCGCCACCTACGTGGGCCCCGTCACCGCCTCCTGA
- a CDS encoding VOC family protein — MERVRGIGGYFLRAADPAALGAWYRDCLGLDSDENGLWRQEAGPTVFAAFESETDYFGSRAQQSMLNFRVRDLDAMLAQLRARGADVSEEVQDMEGVGRFGWVTDPEGNRIELWQPA, encoded by the coding sequence ATGGAACGTGTACGTGGAATCGGTGGTTACTTCCTCCGGGCCGCCGACCCGGCGGCCCTGGGGGCCTGGTATCGCGACTGCCTCGGCCTGGACTCCGATGAGAACGGCCTGTGGCGTCAGGAGGCCGGCCCGACGGTTTTCGCGGCCTTCGAGTCGGAGACCGACTACTTCGGCTCCCGCGCCCAGCAGAGCATGCTCAACTTCCGGGTCCGCGACCTGGACGCGATGCTCGCGCAGCTGCGCGCCAGGGGGGCGGACGTGAGCGAGGAGGTCCAGGACATGGAGGGGGTCGGCCGGTTCGGCTGGGTCACCGACCCGGAGGGCAACCGGATCGAGCTGTGGCAGCCCGCCTGA
- a CDS encoding DUF899 family protein, whose amino-acid sequence MSNALPPVVESSDWEARLAALRVREKAATRELDAIAAERRRLPMVRMPDYVLEGEDGPVRLAEIFGDHPQLIVYSHMWHEGAEWQCGGCTGFTSQFTRLAGLEKFDARFVVVTQGPIEEALAYKRKVGNAMTWYSTADSPFGSDIGAPPNGGFAVNVFLRDGDTVYRTWHTDGRGTEQLSHLFGLVDLLPYGRQEEWQDSPEGWPKSPTYSRWATPQEIAGAYGEGS is encoded by the coding sequence ATGAGTAACGCCCTGCCGCCCGTTGTCGAGAGCTCCGACTGGGAGGCGAGGCTGGCCGCTCTGCGCGTGCGGGAGAAGGCAGCCACCCGCGAGCTCGACGCCATCGCGGCCGAACGCCGCCGGCTGCCGATGGTGCGGATGCCCGACTACGTGCTGGAGGGCGAGGACGGACCCGTCCGGCTCGCGGAGATCTTCGGCGACCACCCGCAACTGATCGTCTACAGCCACATGTGGCACGAGGGCGCGGAGTGGCAGTGCGGCGGCTGCACCGGCTTCACCTCGCAGTTCACCCGGCTCGCGGGCCTGGAGAAGTTCGACGCCCGGTTCGTGGTCGTCACCCAGGGGCCGATCGAGGAGGCGCTCGCGTACAAGCGCAAGGTGGGCAACGCGATGACGTGGTATTCGACGGCGGACAGCCCGTTCGGCAGCGACATCGGCGCCCCGCCGAACGGCGGCTTCGCCGTCAACGTGTTCCTGCGCGACGGCGACACCGTCTATCGCACCTGGCACACCGACGGGCGCGGCACCGAGCAACTGAGCCATCTGTTCGGCCTGGTCGACCTCCTGCCCTACGGCCGCCAGGAGGAATGGCAGGACTCCCCCGAGGGCTGGCCCAAGTCGCCGACCTACAGCCGCTGGGCGACACCGCAGGAGATCGCGGGCGCGTACGGCGAAGGCAGCTGA
- a CDS encoding PIN domain-containing protein: MSDGQVYLLDSEGLSQWVRGDRRMGARLKDADRSDIPVVTTSMTLVEAYHGKLHRPAWRWALSRLRVEAVTEQIANDAVDLLQGAGLHGHKYATDAALAAVALRQRGRVTIFTSDEDDMRKLCGDRVVVVKL, from the coding sequence GTGAGCGACGGACAGGTCTACCTGCTCGACAGCGAGGGCCTTTCCCAGTGGGTACGCGGAGACCGCCGCATGGGTGCCCGCCTCAAGGACGCCGACCGCTCCGACATCCCCGTGGTCACGACGTCGATGACCCTTGTCGAGGCCTACCACGGCAAGCTCCACCGGCCGGCCTGGCGCTGGGCTCTGTCGCGCCTGCGGGTGGAAGCGGTGACCGAACAGATCGCCAATGACGCCGTCGACCTTCTCCAAGGGGCCGGACTGCACGGCCACAAGTACGCGACCGACGCCGCCCTGGCCGCCGTGGCCCTGCGGCAGCGTGGCCGGGTCACGATCTTCACCTCGGACGAGGACGACATGCGCAAGCTCTGCGGAGACCGTGTCGTGGTCGTGAAACTCTGA
- a CDS encoding HEAT repeat domain-containing protein — translation MAMFVHLTSAANAPGVRRSGIRAASHGQGSARGVYCFPVLPSYTLTHQWLRELARFGSRGGLVAVHVRLDDAQEVLVGRYAERARMAQVVVSAAEAVRRIAALEDPRGWEVFVPRAIRPREVHRVRTAPQVTGWRYLPDAHGARPCTCFGCRVRGGYGARRLRERLPHPLDGPPPPVRVLLAQVAAGDPGDAAALREALHWFSMRRRGPLDRLAGLATHPDPGVREDLVWAVAGWSTPGVTELLDGLADDPDADVREAVEAARDPIS, via the coding sequence ATGGCGATGTTCGTGCACTTGACCTCGGCGGCGAACGCGCCGGGCGTGCGGCGGTCCGGGATACGGGCCGCCAGCCACGGACAGGGCAGCGCGCGGGGGGTGTACTGCTTCCCCGTACTGCCGTCGTACACCCTGACCCACCAGTGGCTGCGCGAGCTGGCCCGTTTCGGCAGCAGGGGCGGGCTCGTGGCGGTCCACGTGCGACTCGACGATGCCCAGGAGGTGTTGGTCGGGCGTTATGCCGAGCGGGCACGGATGGCGCAGGTCGTGGTCTCCGCGGCGGAGGCGGTACGGCGGATCGCCGCGCTGGAGGACCCGCGCGGGTGGGAGGTGTTCGTCCCCCGGGCGATCCGCCCGCGTGAAGTGCACCGCGTCCGTACCGCGCCCCAGGTGACCGGCTGGCGGTACCTGCCGGACGCGCACGGTGCGCGCCCCTGCACCTGTTTCGGCTGCCGGGTGCGCGGCGGGTACGGGGCGCGGCGCCTGCGCGAGCGGTTGCCGCATCCGCTGGACGGCCCGCCCCCGCCCGTGCGGGTGCTGCTCGCCCAAGTCGCAGCCGGTGACCCCGGGGACGCGGCCGCGCTGCGCGAGGCACTGCACTGGTTCAGCATGCGTCGGCGTGGCCCGCTCGACCGGTTGGCCGGCCTCGCCACCCACCCCGACCCCGGGGTGCGCGAGGATCTGGTCTGGGCGGTCGCCGGCTGGTCCACCCCCGGGGTCACCGAACTGCTGGACGGCCTCGCCGACGATCCGGACGCGGACGTCCGGGAGGCGGTGGAGGCGGCCCGCGATCCGATCAGCTAG